The DNA region ATCTTTGTATCTGGAGATGCCACAGCCATGTTGGTTTGGAATGTCGCCCGCTCACTGGAACTATCTATTCCAAAAGACATCAAGCTCATCGGCTACGATGGAACGAGTTTTATCGAAAGCTACTATCCTCAGCTTACAACCATTAAACAACCGCTAGCTGAAATTGCTCAATTACTGGTTGATCTCTTGATAGACAAAATTGAAGGGAAAAAATTAAGCAAAACCGACTACATCCTTCCCATTTCATTATTGGCTGGATCTAGTGTCTAATGAAAACCTGCTACCTGTTTGTGCTGAGTAGCAGGTTTTTATGCTTAAAATACCATTCCCTCAACTATCTCAAATAACGATTCAAGTTAAGGGGATTTACGGCATTCTAATAAGCAGCTTATTAGGATAACTGAGCAGAGTACAAAAAAGAAGCCCAGCTATGAAAAGAACCCCTTATAATGGACAGTATAAAAAGTACTATACTGTTCTTATAAGGAGGTTCTTTTCAGCTAGGCTTCTTCTTTTATAAATTGACTCAAAACGCCATTGACAAACTTAGCTGAAGCTTCATCTGAAAATTCTTTAGCTAGTTCAATAGCTTCATTGACCGCTACACGATCCGGTGTTTCCTCAAAATACGAGATTTCAAACAATCCCAATCGCATAATGTTCTTATCAATCAGGGTCAATCGGTCTAGGGTCCATCCGGCTTTCAGTCGACTGGATAATTCCTTATCCAGTTCCTCGCGATAATCTGCTACACCATTTACAAGATTGAGCAGGAAGAGTGGAATTTCAACCCCATCCTGTTCTTCCTCTTTATCATAAAGATAGGAAAATTGAGCTGCTTGAACTGGTTCTTGACCAAATTCTAGCGATACGATTGCCTGCAAAGCACACTTACGCAAGGCATGTCTGTTATTCTTCATCAAGGAAATCCTCTCCGAACAAATCTTTCAATGCTGGTTTTGGCGTTTTATCAGGAACAATACCGTTAACATGGATATTAACTGCAGTCACTTGGACTTCCGCATAATTATATACCGCTACCTTAACCGCACGCTGAATTTCCATAGATACAGCAGGGACATTTACACCATACTCTAGGTAGACATAAATATCTGCAATCACTCTACCTTCTTCGTCAGTCTGAAGGTAGACACCCTTATTCAATGATGTTTTTGACCAACTATCTGCTACACGCTTATTTTGAAGCGAGTGTACTCCGTCAACCTTAGCTGCGGCAATACCTGTAATTACTTCAAGTACGCGAGGCGCAATAACAATCTCACCTTGATATTCTGTTGTCATGAGCTCTCCTTTCTCAAGAGGAAACGTTTAAGCGCGTGAAACGTAAGTTCCCTCTGCTGTGTTGATGACGAGTTTTTGTCCTACTTCGATAAAGTCTGGCACGTTTACCACAAGACCTGTTTCCATAGTAGCTGGCTTACCTGAACCTGTCACAGTCGCCCCCTTAATGGATGGCTGCGTCTCAACAACTGTCAATTCAACGGTTGTCGGTACAGTCACACCAATTACCTCTGTCCCATAGAACTGAATTTTCACATCTGAGTTTTCCAAAATGTAAAGCAATTCTTCCTTGATAGTTGCCACCGGAATTTCATACTGATCATAGGTTTCAGTGTTCATGAAGTAAGCAGTGTCATCCATTTGATAAAGGTACTGAGCTGGAACAGTTTCGATGATCGCTTGCTCAAATTTTTCATCTGGACGGTAGGTCGTATCAAACGTAGAACCTGTACGCACATCACGTAATTTCATACGCATGATAGTGTTTCCTTTGCCCGGCTTATGGTGACTTGCATCTAAGACCTTAATCAACTTACCTTCCGTTTCAAACGTCATTCCCGCTCTAAGTTTACTTGCTTCAATCATGTAACATTTTACCTCGCAAAAATAATTTATTCGTTTCATTCTACCATAAAACAGCAAGATTCTCAAATCTTTACTAGTCTTATATCATGGAAAAGGATACGTCTGCCTTTCAGAAAGAGTAGGGATTAAAATGGTTTGGATCGGATCGAAATTCTAGCAATTTTTTGATTTTATCACCTTCAAAATCAGCAATCGTTATACTATATCCTTTTTCATCGGGTATCAGAAAAATGCTATTGAGAACCACATGTCCCTTTCCCAAGCTACATTGCAGCCTCCATTCTCCTTCCCTTCCTCTTTGATTCCAATCATAAAACTCACTTTTTACTTACTTGATTCCTTGATAAACTGATTCACGAGATTCAGTATAATAACTATCATCCGTAAAAATATTAGCTAGTTATGTTCTAGCTTATTGACATCAAGCCATCATAGACCACTGCATTCATTTTGCTTTGCCCATGAGAGTCTTCCTTCGTTACTTCAAAACAATCAATTCTTTCGGTGCTAAAGTCAAGACTTCACAATCAATTTCCGTAATGAGAAGGTCATCCTCAATACGAACACCGTATTGATTATCCAAATAAATTCCTGGCTCATCTGTCAGAACCATGCCTGCCTTGATGGTTTCATCAGATTTTCCAAAATAGGGGTACTCATGGACATCCAAGCCCATACCATGCCCAATACCATGCGTAAAGTTGGCACCGTAGCCTGCATCACTAATGATCTCACGCGGAATACGATCAAAGTCACGATAGGTGATACCTTCCTTGGCTTGCTCAATCAAGGTCTTATTGGCACGTAAGACTACATCATAAATCTCACGCTCTTGGTCTGTCACATGACCGATATGGATGGTTCGTGTCATATCACTCACATAGTGCTGATAGTAACAACCAAAATCCAACGTCAAGGTCTCGCCTGACTGAATCATCTTATCAGATGCTCGTCCATGCGGCATGGCAGAACGATAGCCAGATGCTACAATGAACTCAAAAGAAGCTCCTTCTGCTCCGAGCTGACGCATACGGTAATCAAGAAAATGATTGACATCCATCTCTGTCGTCTGACCAGGCTTGATAAAATCCAATACATCTACAAAAGCCTGATCTGAAATCTGACAAGCACGACGAATTGCAGCTATTTCTTTTTCATCCTTAATCATACGCAAATCTTCGATAAAGTGAGACATGGCAACTAATTGGTAATCTGCAAACACAGTGGTCAAGCTCTGATAGAAGCTATAGGTCACTTCGCTATCAAAACCAATGGTTTCAAGCCCATCTTCCTTAATCACCTTTGCAATCTCTTCAAGGGCAAAACGGCTATCAATGATGTCAAAATCATGCACTGTCGCTTTGGCAATCAAGATATAACGAGCATCTGTCACAAACAAACGGCGCCTACCACTGATGAAGACAGTCGCCTCTGTCCCCCAAAAACCGGTTAGGTAGTAGATATTATTCTGTCCTGTCACTAAAATCCCATCAACTTCTGACTGGGCTAGCTTGCTCTCAAATTTTTCAAGTCTTTTTTGCATCGTATTCCTCCAAAGATTTTGTAATTATTATAGCAGAAATAAATCTAAACACCAATTATTATCAGCAGACAAAAAAGCCGCTAGAGCGACTGTTTTAAGTATGTTACAGAGAAATGGAATCTCTCACTAATCCAATACTTTTATATACTCTCCAATTTTTCGTACGATTTCAGTTACGAGAGCATTTCCCATAAAGAACATACGCATTTTATCGGATACGTCTACACTAGAGCCTTCGGCTAATTTTTAGGGAAAATTTAATCATTGCCTAAACTATTTTAAAGTCTTTAAAATATTATTTTTTAAATCGTTGGTATTATACAAGTGAGGCAAAACCTCAAAAGTTTCTTGTAAATTTTTCTTAGCCTTATGCCAACCTTTTCCGTCAGTAAACCACATAAATTCCACATTAGGAATTGTCTTCGCTTCTTCTGCAATCATCTTATATGAACGTGCTGTTTCATTTAATTTCGATCCACCACTTGAGTAAAAATTAACCTCGATCAAATAAATAGTTGAATTATGCTTGATAACAAAGTCAAATCGTTTGGCTGTATTTCCCTCATTAGTGATGGCGGATAAATCAACTGAGAAGAGTTCCTCAATCTTATTTTGATAGACTTCCTTGAATAGAGTTTTACCTAAAACATAACCAGCCGCCTCTAGATAATTTTGCACAATATTTTCCATAGCATGTCCAGTACGGTTCTTCCTACCGTTAGTATCCATGCCGACTTCTACTCCTGTAACGTAGTCCACTAGATTTGATACAATATGCTTCTCGAGTAAATCAAAGATCCCTGACTTTTCCAAAAACATAGCATATTCTTCAATACTATAGTTTGGCTTACGAAAGTCGAAATAAAAATCTTTTATAGGGTCTTTAACAATAATTGTATCTTTCAAACGTTTCGCAATAAGGATTGGTATAACTTTCAAAACTTCTGGATAATTTTGGTACAAATCTAAAAAATCTTGTTGTATATTTTTGCTACCAATAAGACTATTCATAATATTAAGAGGAACTTTTATACTTTCCACATTATCGTAGACTTTTGGAAAATCTGTATAATAAGTCCAATCCGCTATAGTGTCTGTCATGGTAGACAACCATTTGTCAAAGTCTCTATTTTTTTCCACTTTCTTTCTCCAATCTCGTTTTCGCTATTTTTAAGTAATCTCGTTCGGCATCTATTCCAATGAATCTTCTACCTAATCGCTTCGCTACAACTCCTGTCGTTCCGCTACCAACAAAAGGATCTAGAATGTAGTCATTTTCTTTTGTGCTAGCTAATATTATTCGCTCTAAAAGATATTCTGGTTTTTGGGTTGGATGCTTGCCGGCCCATTTCTCTGATTTTACTGTTAATCCACCAGTCCAGACATCTTTCATCTGTTTTCCATCGTTTAACTCTTTCATCAAATCATAGTTATAATAGTGACGAGCTTTCTTATAGTTTTTTCTTGCCCAAAGAATTGTTTCAGTTGAATGTGTAAAGTAACGACAGGATAAATTGGGGGCAGGATTCGTTTTCTGCCATGTAATATTATTCAGAATTTTGAAACCTTCTTGTTCTAAAGCCATTCCAACTGAATAAATATTGTGGAAACTACCTGAGATCCAAATCGTCCCATTGGGTTTCAAAACTTTTTTAGCTAACTGAATCCAGCGTCGATTAAAGTTGTGCTTTTCTTCAAGTGAGGAAACTTTATCCCACTCACCTTTATCAACTGATACAACTTGACCACCTGAATTAGATATTCCACCATTACTCAAAAAGTACGGCGGATCTGCAAAAATCATATCCATAGTCTCAGGTTTCATTTTGGACAAAAACTCAAAAGTGTCCGCATGAACAAGTATGGAATTCTCTTTATGATAGTATGGTTTCGTCATAATAACCCCTCCATACTTATATTCGTTATTTGTCATAATTAGTTACGATAAATTCTGATATTTTTCCTCGACTTGATGCTTTCGCCCCATTAGTCCTAGTAGCTTCTACCTTATGAATATTAAAACCTTTATATAATTCTTCCACTAACGGACTAGACGAATTGGATAACATTACATAGGCACCTTTCTTATCTAGTTTTCTAAAAACATCACGCAATCTAACTTGTTCTTCATAGGAAAAACCTTCATGAGTGTAAGATGTAAAGGCACTTGTTTCTGAAAGAGGTATATACGGTGGGTCAAAATAAACAAAATCTCCAGCACCTACATCTTCAACAGCTTTTTCGAAATCCCCTGTCAAAATCTCAATATTATTTTTATTTAGATATTGAGAAATAGATAAAATTAACTCACTATCAACAATCTTAGGATTTTTATAGCGACCATAAGGTACATTGAACTGATTTTTAGAATTAACACGATACAAGCCATTGAAATCAACTCGCAACATATACATGATACGAGCAGCACGTTCGGTGTCTGTCATAGCATGGATTCTGTCATCTCTATCAACAGATCGTAGTTCTAAATAATAATCTTTAGAGTTGTTTTTTTGATGCTCAACTAGTAGTTCAATGAGTTTTTGGGGATTATCTTTTATTTGACGATAACAGTTGATAAGCTCACTATTGAAATCATTGATAATTGCTTTTTTCGGAATGAGTTCGAAAAATACCGCCCCACCACCAATGAATGGTTCAAAATAACTATTATAATTGTCTGGCATAAGAGATTTTATAACCGGAAGCAGTTGTCGCTTCCCACCAGTCCATTTTGTAAAAGGTTGTAAAGTTGGTTGAGTTCGTTGTAATTGTATCATCGTTTATATTATACCATATCTCTAGATATGTTTGATTAATTGAAATGGAATCGTCTCCAACATGCAAAAAAGCCGCAGAGACGACTTTTTATTTCAACTTCATTTTCAGATACTGTCCTGTAAAGCTAGCTGGATTTTCTGCAACTTCTTCTGGGGTACCTGTCGCAACGACAGTACCACCACCGATACCACCTTCCGGACCCATATCAATGATATAATCAGCAGTCTTTATCACATCCAAATTATGTTCGATGACCAGGACGGTATTACCATCATCCACGAAACGAGCCAAAACTTTGAGCAGTTGGGCAATGTCCTCCGTATGAAGACCTGTTGTCGGCTCATCCAGAATATAAAGAGACTTGCCAGTTGAACGCTTGTGGAGCTCCGAAGCCAACTTCATCCGCTGAGCCTCACCACCAGATAGAGTCGTTGCCGGTTGGCCCAAGGTTACATAACCTAGACCTACATCCTGGATAGTACGGAGCTTTCGCTCAATTTTCGGTATATGCTTGAAGAATTCCACCGCATCATTGACCGTCATATCAAGGACTTGAGCAATGTTCTTTTCTTTGTAATGAACCTCTAGCGTTTCTGAATTGTAACGATGCCCATGACAAACCTCACATGGAACAAAGACATCCGGCAGAAAGTGCATTTCAATCTTGATGATACCGTCTCCTGAACAGGCTTCACACCGTCCACCTTTGACGTTAAAGGAGAAACGCCCCTTTTTATAACCACGAATCTTCGCTTCATTTGTCTGAGCAAATAGATCACGAATATCATCAAAAACACCTGTATAAGTAGCAGGGTTGGAACGCGGTGTCCGTCCAATCGGACTTTGGTCAATGTCAATCAAACGATCCAAGTGTTCAATTCCTGAAATCGACTCAAACTTGCCTGGCTTGTCCGAATTGCGATTGAGCTTCTGGGCAATGGCTTTTTTCAAAATGGAGTTAACGAGAGTTGATTTACCAGAGCCAGACACTCCTGTCACCGCCAAAAATTTACCAAGGGGGAAACGAACGGTCACATCTTGCAGGTTGTTCTCCTTAGCGCCAGTGACTTCTAAGAAACGACCATTACCAATACGACGTTCTAAGGGAACTGGGATTTGACGCTTGCCAGATAAATATTGACCCGTAATGGATTTTTTATTCTTTGCCACTTGTGCAGGAGTTCCGGCAGCAACGATTTCACCGCCGAAAACACCTGCACCTGGACCAATATCAATCAACCAGTCCGCCTCGCGCATAGTATCTTCATCGTGTTCTACCACAATCAAGGTATTGCCCAAATCTCGCATCTTCTTGAGACTGGCAATAAGGCGATCATTGTCCCGCTGATGCAAGCCAATGGAAGGCTCATCAAGAATATAAAGAACACCTGATAGGTTTGAACCAATCTGAGTTGCCAGACGAATTCGCTGGCTTTCCCCACCTGAAAGTGTACCCGCTGCTCGAGAAAGGGTTAGATAGTTCAGTCCAACATTATTAAGAAATGTCAATCTATCCTTGATTTCTTTGATGATGGGAGTTGCAATAGTGGCTTCGTTGGCAGACAAGGTCAACTGAGATAGAACTTCCAAATGATCAGCTACCGATAAATCCGATAACTGTCCGATATGAAAACCTTTTTCACCACCGACCTTTACAGACAAGGCCTGATCATTGAGTCGATACCCATGACAGGTTCCACAGGTCAGTTCATTCATATAGCTCTTCATGACCGTCCGTGTATAGTCACTATTGGTTTCACGGTAGCGACGATCAATATTTATAACTAACCCCTCAAAAGGAATATCAATATCTCTCACACCACCAAACTCATTTTCATAATGGAAATGGAATTCCTTGCCATTAGAACCGTAAAAAATAAGATTCTTCTCGTCATCTGTCAACTCTTCAAAAGGCTTATCCATATCTACGCCAAAATGATTCATAGCCTGTTCCAGCATTTGGGGATAGTAGTTAGAAGAAATTGGATTCCATGGCGCCAAAGCACCCTCACGCAGAGTCTTACTTGTGTCTGGGACAATCAAATCCAGATCCACCTCTAATTTCGTACCTAGACCATCACAATCGCTACAAGAGCCAAATGGCGCATTGAACGAGAATAGACGAGGCTCTAACTCAGGGACTGTAAAACCACAAACTGGACAAGCGTAATGCTCAGAAAAGAGCATTTCTTTGCCATCCATAGTATCAATGAGGACATAACCATCTGCCAGTCGCAGAGCTGCTTCAATAGAGTCAAAGAGACGAGTGCGAATGCCTTCTTTAACAACAATCCTATCGACTACAACTTCAATAGTATGTGCCCTGCTCTTGGACAATTCTGGCACTTCTGACAGATCATACACTTCACCATTGACACGAACTCGGACGTAGCCATCTCGCTGTATTTTTTCAAGAATGGTCTTATGTTGCCCCTTTTTTCGACGAACGACAGGCGCTAAAATTTGCAAACGTTGGCGTTCTGGCAATTCCAACACTTCATCAACAATCTGCTCCACTGAAGAAGCAGCAATCGCTCCGTGTCCATGGATACAGTATGGCACTCCAACACGAGCATAGAGCAGACGAAGATAATCATTGATTTCTGTCGCTGTCCCAACTGTTGACCGAGGATTTCGTGATGTAGTCTTTTGATCAATAGAGATAGCAGGACTGAGACCTTCAATCGAATCCACATCTGGCTTATCCATATTCCCTAAAAACTGACGGGCGTAGGCGGACAAACTTTCCACATAGCGCCGCTGTCCTTCAGCGTACAAGGTATCAAATGCCAAACTCGACTTTCCTGAACCAGATAAACCGGTTACTACCACTAATTTTTCACGTGGAATTGTCACATCAATATTTTTTAAATTATGGGCACGCGCACCATGAATAATAATATTTTCTTGCATAATCTAAGATACAAAGCCCGTAAAACGCAAAGTAAAAATAGGAAATTCGATGAAGAGCGTAAATGCTCTAAGAGGATTTATACTCAACAGCATCCACATCCGTAATCAACTAAAGTCGAAACGGCCGCGTATCTTTTTCACACAGCGCTTAGGGCGTATTCTATTCCTTTCTAAATATAAGTACGTTCACAAAATAACTGGTGACGGTCGTTTGCTCCGCATCACCAGACGAAACTGCCTATGGACAGTTTCTATATCTTGTATTAGCTCAATTTTCAAAAAATATCGTTTTGAAAATCTCACATCAAGAAAGCGTACAAAAAATAAGATACAAAGGGCATGAAAACTGATTAGTTCCACAGTGTACCTGTACACAAAAGAATGAGTCTTTTTTGCATCATCTTTCTCCCATATTCAGTCCCTTTCCGTACCTAATTGGATAACAATACAAAAATCAGGCTATCCTCCTTAAATATTCCAATTATATCACAAAACTGTAGAAAACTTTTCCTTAACGATACTTTTTTTGGTATAATGGAGGTTGTGCTAATGCGTAAAAGATAAAAGGAGGCAGGGATATGAAACAAATTTTTCTATCAACCATGACTGATTTAGAAGAAGTCCAAACCTTTGAACCAGGTGCTTGGATTAACTTGGTTAACCCCGGCCAGAGCGAGTCCTTAGAAGTGGCAGAACATTACAAAATTGATATTACTGACTTGCGAGCTCCACTTGATGCAGAAGAAACTTCCCGTATCACAGTTGAAGATGACTACACCTTAATCATCGTGGACGTACCGATCTTGGAAGAGCGGAACAATAAAACCTACTATATTACTATTCCCTTGGGGATTATCCTGACAGAAGATGCCATTA from Streptococcus ruminantium includes:
- a CDS encoding type II restriction endonuclease; protein product: MEKNRDFDKWLSTMTDTIADWTYYTDFPKVYDNVESIKVPLNIMNSLIGSKNIQQDFLDLYQNYPEVLKVIPILIAKRLKDTIIVKDPIKDFYFDFRKPNYSIEEYAMFLEKSGIFDLLEKHIVSNLVDYVTGVEVGMDTNGRKNRTGHAMENIVQNYLEAAGYVLGKTLFKEVYQNKIEELFSVDLSAITNEGNTAKRFDFVIKHNSTIYLIEVNFYSSGGSKLNETARSYKMIAEEAKTIPNVEFMWFTDGKGWHKAKKNLQETFEVLPHLYNTNDLKNNILKTLK
- the nusB gene encoding transcription antitermination factor NusB, whose product is MKNNRHALRKCALQAIVSLEFGQEPVQAAQFSYLYDKEEEQDGVEIPLFLLNLVNGVADYREELDKELSSRLKAGWTLDRLTLIDKNIMRLGLFEISYFEETPDRVAVNEAIELAKEFSDEASAKFVNGVLSQFIKEEA
- a CDS encoding DNA adenine methylase, with protein sequence MIQLQRTQPTLQPFTKWTGGKRQLLPVIKSLMPDNYNSYFEPFIGGGAVFFELIPKKAIINDFNSELINCYRQIKDNPQKLIELLVEHQKNNSKDYYLELRSVDRDDRIHAMTDTERAARIMYMLRVDFNGLYRVNSKNQFNVPYGRYKNPKIVDSELILSISQYLNKNNIEILTGDFEKAVEDVGAGDFVYFDPPYIPLSETSAFTSYTHEGFSYEEQVRLRDVFRKLDKKGAYVMLSNSSSPLVEELYKGFNIHKVEATRTNGAKASSRGKISEFIVTNYDK
- the uvrA gene encoding excinuclease ABC subunit UvrA, coding for MQENIIIHGARAHNLKNIDVTIPREKLVVVTGLSGSGKSSLAFDTLYAEGQRRYVESLSAYARQFLGNMDKPDVDSIEGLSPAISIDQKTTSRNPRSTVGTATEINDYLRLLYARVGVPYCIHGHGAIAASSVEQIVDEVLELPERQRLQILAPVVRRKKGQHKTILEKIQRDGYVRVRVNGEVYDLSEVPELSKSRAHTIEVVVDRIVVKEGIRTRLFDSIEAALRLADGYVLIDTMDGKEMLFSEHYACPVCGFTVPELEPRLFSFNAPFGSCSDCDGLGTKLEVDLDLIVPDTSKTLREGALAPWNPISSNYYPQMLEQAMNHFGVDMDKPFEELTDDEKNLIFYGSNGKEFHFHYENEFGGVRDIDIPFEGLVINIDRRYRETNSDYTRTVMKSYMNELTCGTCHGYRLNDQALSVKVGGEKGFHIGQLSDLSVADHLEVLSQLTLSANEATIATPIIKEIKDRLTFLNNVGLNYLTLSRAAGTLSGGESQRIRLATQIGSNLSGVLYILDEPSIGLHQRDNDRLIASLKKMRDLGNTLIVVEHDEDTMREADWLIDIGPGAGVFGGEIVAAGTPAQVAKNKKSITGQYLSGKRQIPVPLERRIGNGRFLEVTGAKENNLQDVTVRFPLGKFLAVTGVSGSGKSTLVNSILKKAIAQKLNRNSDKPGKFESISGIEHLDRLIDIDQSPIGRTPRSNPATYTGVFDDIRDLFAQTNEAKIRGYKKGRFSFNVKGGRCEACSGDGIIKIEMHFLPDVFVPCEVCHGHRYNSETLEVHYKEKNIAQVLDMTVNDAVEFFKHIPKIERKLRTIQDVGLGYVTLGQPATTLSGGEAQRMKLASELHKRSTGKSLYILDEPTTGLHTEDIAQLLKVLARFVDDGNTVLVIEHNLDVIKTADYIIDMGPEGGIGGGTVVATGTPEEVAENPASFTGQYLKMKLK
- a CDS encoding Asp23/Gls24 family envelope stress response protein, encoding MTTEYQGEIVIAPRVLEVITGIAAAKVDGVHSLQNKRVADSWSKTSLNKGVYLQTDEEGRVIADIYVYLEYGVNVPAVSMEIQRAVKVAVYNYAEVQVTAVNIHVNGIVPDKTPKPALKDLFGEDFLDEE
- the efp gene encoding elongation factor P — its product is MIEASKLRAGMTFETEGKLIKVLDASHHKPGKGNTIMRMKLRDVRTGSTFDTTYRPDEKFEQAIIETVPAQYLYQMDDTAYFMNTETYDQYEIPVATIKEELLYILENSDVKIQFYGTEVIGVTVPTTVELTVVETQPSIKGATVTGSGKPATMETGLVVNVPDFIEVGQKLVINTAEGTYVSRA
- a CDS encoding DNA-methyltransferase, encoding MTNNEYKYGGVIMTKPYYHKENSILVHADTFEFLSKMKPETMDMIFADPPYFLSNGGISNSGGQVVSVDKGEWDKVSSLEEKHNFNRRWIQLAKKVLKPNGTIWISGSFHNIYSVGMALEQEGFKILNNITWQKTNPAPNLSCRYFTHSTETILWARKNYKKARHYYNYDLMKELNDGKQMKDVWTGGLTVKSEKWAGKHPTQKPEYLLERIILASTKENDYILDPFVGSGTTGVVAKRLGRRFIGIDAERDYLKIAKTRLEKESGKK
- a CDS encoding M24 family metallopeptidase; translation: MQKRLEKFESKLAQSEVDGILVTGQNNIYYLTGFWGTEATVFISGRRRLFVTDARYILIAKATVHDFDIIDSRFALEEIAKVIKEDGLETIGFDSEVTYSFYQSLTTVFADYQLVAMSHFIEDLRMIKDEKEIAAIRRACQISDQAFVDVLDFIKPGQTTEMDVNHFLDYRMRQLGAEGASFEFIVASGYRSAMPHGRASDKMIQSGETLTLDFGCYYQHYVSDMTRTIHIGHVTDQEREIYDVVLRANKTLIEQAKEGITYRDFDRIPREIISDAGYGANFTHGIGHGMGLDVHEYPYFGKSDETIKAGMVLTDEPGIYLDNQYGVRIEDDLLITEIDCEVLTLAPKELIVLK